AATTGTGAAATTTTCACAAAGGCAAGGGGATTTGCAGCCATCCTATCTTGTGCCATTTGCTATGCTTGAAAATGAAAGATCTGAACCTCCTTGATATGTAAATATAAGCAATTGTGCTTTCTTGGCTTATTTGGTTGGTTATGCATGAAGGGTTGACCCTTGTTGGTTCATATGGAATATGTTTTCTGCTTTGACTTGTGCCTTATATCCTATTTGGGAGTTTGGTTTTGTGATTTCTTGGCAGTACTTAGTTGGTTGTGCTGCAAGTTGTTGTTCATTGTTAAAGTTGCTGTTCAGTTTTGTAAAACTTGGCTCCGAGATATATACATGTATACTATTCTTAGTGTCATTTCATAAAATGATGCTTGTAATTAATATAGGCCGTATCATTTTGATTTCTGATTAGTTGGCCTTGAGGCACGAGTTTTGTGATTTAGGTATTCTACTGCACTACATGCATGATGTTCAGTTTTTTGAAATAGATATTACTTTGATGAGTTTGTTGTTTAGTCGTGATTGGCCTGTGATCATTAGTTTTTTTATGAAGGATCAGTTTCTTATTTCACTAGTTTTGATGTGAGATATTTATGCTAAACAtaatttcatcttcttcaaagCTACATCATTTCTTGCAGTTGTGTTGTGATACCATCCTTTTAAGCTTTGTTggattatttattactttttagaGACATTTGTTGTGCTATGATACCATTATTGTTTGTGataggaaatatatattttccttagATGCTTTTCTTGGTTGGTATGATTTTGATTGTTATCCCCCTTGGATGTGATGATAGAAAAGTTTGGGGGTTTCGCAAGAGAAAATTTGAGTGTTGACAATGAAAATGGGCAAAAACTCCATGGCAGAGTAACTCAGATGTCCAATGAATTTGACAACCGATTGTTACAACTATTAAGACATTGCCGCCCAATCAAGGTTTTGTGAATTGTAGTAAAAACCTCACGCTTTTAGTTTGTACTCAAAATAAGAGTTATGCTCATTGTTTGTATACAAACTTcaagcaaaacaaaatacaacacTATGAAATGCCTGGGTCAAGTAGTAGCACTAGGAATAACTCACCCTCAACAAATTATCGTCAAAATTAATACCTAATATGTTATTGTGGTATTAAAACATCTTAGCCAATTGCTCACACTAAGGATAATGAGGGACTCTGATTTTTTGGTTGTCAAAACTATGAGATACTTTTCATTTGTTGGTGATcttatttgttaatttgtgtCGGTACTGTCATGCTTACAGATTTCAGTACTAGTCAATTGTGTAGGCTAGACAGGCTTGTAGGTTTTTCTGTTGGTATGATCCAGAAATACCAGTATATGGTCAAAATACAATTAACCGATTAAAAACTGAACTTCATAAGATACAAATATCAATGAACATCCAAACCAGTTGACATTGACTAGAAATTGATTCAGAGAGGCGTAAGAAAAAACTAGAGAAAACCAGTTTCATTATGGCAATTTCAATGTTGTGGTTATTTGTTTtggcaatttattttgaaaaattctaagcAACCTCATGGCGACATGTACTAAACTTTTAGGCCCGgtgtatgaatattttttagcagttgtaattataatatagttttattgtTCGCACATTCAACTTGTGTTTTGAGGCTAGTGTGAATGAGCAATAGTAGTATTTTATAGATGTATTTTAGCTATTTTCATTAACTATTTCAATTATTAAGATATTTCAGTTATTGAGAATGAATCTGCAATTTATGAAGTGGGTAATTTATCTTAATGTGTGAAAAAGCagatttatctatttctttcctAAAGCTTAGGGCCAGTTAGATTTGGTGGAAAAatgataatcttttttatttatttatttatccatgacaaataaaataCCATTAAAAAAGgtgaatatttattatttataaaatcgtAATAATTTCAAATCTATTCTTGTACCAAGATATAAAAATCAACTTCGTGTTTAAGATTTATGTATAAGGTGATATTGCTCAACATAAGGTAAAAGATAAAAGAGTGAGTAGTTAAGAATCTAAGATTGtaaatgaaagtgagagaaaaaataataaagaaataatagagaaatattattttaatagaatagaaaaagtATAAGGAATGAGATGTTTGAGGTTTTTGAAGattagtaaaatttaggataaagtTCTaagaatgatatattttaagctaaaattaaagaaaatttataggAACTGAGATGTGATAACATACGATGCATCTAGTTTCttaataaatacgagattttgATTTCTCTGAGTTAGCCCATTTTCTAGTCCAAGGAAGCACCTGAAGCACTATGTGAAGGATTGTACTTTGAAAGGCCAGAAGCCCAAACTGCGAAGAAATGGAAGAAGTAAAGTCCAAgcccaaatctctctctctctcaaaatctaAAAGAGTGTATAAACAGAGCCAACCTCCAAACAATTTCAAAGAAGTGGAGGCAGCGCATTCTCACTTCTTTGCCATTGTTGCTTCAATGCTTATGCACCTCAGAAGAATAAACCCACTTGGATTCAGGCCTTCAATTAGCTATTCTCTCAAGCTATTCTCAACTCTGTTACCGAATCCTTCAGCGGTCCCCCAAACACTACCTTCAACCCCGGACCCTACCGAACCCCTTACTAAACCCCAGCTAGAACACCTGGTGCTCAGACAATACTCCCACGGCAAGTTCTTCAACCTCGTCCAGAACGTCGTCGCTTTGCCCGCCGTCCTCCTCACCGCCTGCCAAAACCTCACCACCCGACGACCCAACAATGCCCTCAAACCTCCCGACTCATCGTCCCTTCTTCACTACGTCTCCAAGCGGTTCGATATCGCAGATATGGGCCGCGAGCTCTGCGAGAATAGGTTCGATGTTAAAGCTTGCTGTGTCACAATGCTGCCCTCGAGAAAGAAAGGTGAGTCTTTGGTTTTGCCCAATTTGAAACTGAAGGTTTTGATTGAAGCTATTAGGATGGTGTTGGAAATTGTTTATGATGAGCGGTTCGTGACGTTTTCTTACGGTGGGCGTGTTGGTATGGGGCGCCACACGGCCTTTAGGTACCTTAAGAAATCAGTAGAGAATCCTAGTTGGTGGTTTAATGTTTCATTTGATcgtgaaatgtttgaaaatcgGCATGTAAATAGGTTATGCTTGTTTAtcgaagagaaaataaatgataggattttgattaatattataaatacctTATTTGAATGTGAGGTGGTGCGAATTGAATTGGGTGGTTGTTATTTGGGAAGGGGGTTTCCTCAAGAATCCGGGTTGAGTTcgattttcattaatatttactttAATGGGTTTGATAAGGAAATTCAAGATAAGCGTCTTCTGAAAAATCAGGAGAATCTCAAATTTGATCCGAATGAACTGGTTTCAACAACTGGTGTGTTTTATAAGCCAGTGAAGATATATGTGGTCAGGTATTTGGATGAGATATTAGTGATAACTTCGGGGTCAAAGGTGTTGACTATGGATTTGAAGAATTGGGTTGTGAATTATTTAGAAGGGAGATTGGAGTTCAAGGTGGACAGGATGAAAACAGCTATTCATAGTGCAGTATCCgagaatattaattttctcGGCATGGAACTACAGGCAGTTACACCTTCAGTTTTGCATCCTCCTATGACAGAAAAAGCAATCAGGGCACGGAAGAAGTACCTCAGACAGAAGGAAGTTAGAACCTTAGAATTGAAAAATGCTAGAGAGAGGAATAGGAAGAAGTTGGGGTTGAAAATATTTCAGCATGTTTTTAAGAAATTGAAGCAATGTGATGGGTTTAAGTTTGAATtccaaattgaaaatgaagttcaAAAAATCTTCAGAAGTTGGGCTGATGAAGTAGTCCGAGATTTCTTGGGGTCCTTGGAAGAGCGTTGGGAATGGCACCGGAATCTGACAGCAGGTGATTTTCTCTCTTTAAGGCACATTAGAGATCAATTGCCCCAAGAGCTGGTTGATGCCTATGATAAGTTCCAAGAGCAAATATACAAGCATTTGAGTCCGGCCAAAGCTAGAAAGGAattagagaaagaagaaaggagggtggaggaggaagaggaactAAAATATGCTAACAGAACGGTTGAGGATTTGACGAGGCTGTGTATGAAAGTTGATGCACCTATAGAACTTGTTAGGAAGGGGGTTAAGATGGCCGGGTTTACAAACAGCATGGGTCGCCCGAGGCCGATCAAGTTACTCGTTGCTCTTGAGGATACTGATATTATCAAGTGGTATGCAGGTGTAGGGAGGAGGTGGCTGGATTTCTTCTGCTGCTGTCACAACTTCAAGATGGTCAAAACTGTTGTAACGTATCACTTGAGGTTCTCTTGCATATTGACGTTAGCTGAGAAGCATGAATCAACCAAACGTGAAGCCATGAAGCATTACACTAAAGACTTAAAAGTCTCTGACTTGGATGGAAACGAAGAAGTGTACTTCCCTACAGAAAGGGAGGTTAAAATGATGGGAGATAAAAATCTTTCGGATCCGAAGCCCGTTGATGGGACATTATCTTTGGCTTTGATCAGATTGGCTTCTGATGAGCCTTCATGTTCCTGCATTGCTCATTTCTGTGACCAAATGGCTACTGTTTTTTATCGGGTACGGTTACTTCAAAACTGTCTGAACGTGAACCCATCAGATCAAGAGAAGTGGGTCCCCGGGATGGGTGCGATTCATGAAAGTCTCAATCGGAAGTGCCTCCCTCTCTGTTCTGATCACATAAGTGATTTGTATATGGGGAAAATCACCCTTCAAGACATTGACTGCACTTCATTTGTGGATGAGGATTGAATTTTTCTCATTCTGCTACTTGGTTTAATACGAATTAATTGGTTCTGGAGGATTCTAAAATTCGAAGTCCTGTTCAAGAAATTCTGATGGATATCTTCTCAAATGAAGCCTGGTAGGCGTGTGTGAATTGTTTTGCTTTTCTTGATTTCCTTTGTTGGTAATATAACTACCACTTCTATTCCACAAAAAAGTACAATTACTACTTTTTTGGTGATGAATCCACATGCATATTTCAGAATAAGAATTgcatagagaaaaagaaaagaatgcaTAGAGAACTTTTTCAAGTAGTCATTATCCAgaatttcttcatttctctgTGTgtttatgtaatattatttttatccaaaTGTATTACGGGCCATTGTAGGGTGCAATGTTCATAACTCAGGATACGAAGCAGAAGTGCGTGGGTTTGAGTCTTGATGGCTATgccatttaaaaaagaatacgGTAGAAAACGATTGTGCTTTTAgagaataattaatatatgttcgGCTCTTGTGAAAAACTCAAATTACttctcaagttttttatttttaaataaacttcAAGATTTGACACTTGTTTTTTAACCAGTCTCTGGTTTTTGGTTGTAGGAGTGTCTGCTGTTCGCTGCATGAAAGTGTTCTGTATGGGTTGGCTTCAACAGAAGATGCCATTTTTGAATCAGTCGTGTGTTATATTATTTGAACCTGGCAAAAATACTTCAGAAGGGAAGACAACGAACGTATTGGCAATAATTACTTTGATTAAAAACTGAGTTTAGATTGTGTTGCAAAAATGAGTTGATTTTTACAGTCGTGACTAATAAAGGGTTCGAGAAGTGATTGATTTGAGAGTGTGATTTTAATGTGTTAGATGGGAGCTATTTTTCGTTTTGTATTTTCACTTGTCTGATGCCTAATCTATATGATGAAGTAGCCAACTATCTGAACAGAAAAGAATGTTGGTCATTGATGATGTGCAAGATGATAAAAAGtttttagttttgaaattttgggtACTTCCAACATTATTGAGACAATGAGCCTCTAAAATGGATGATATTTGATAATCAGATAAAGTGAGCtacaagaaaataaactaaataaaattaattcctgAACTAACAACATATAATAGAATGAATATTTGAAGCCtcaaatatgatataatattttacctACTTTTATAGTTCGGAAATAACGTTGCGTCCCACATCGGAAATATAGGCAGCAAAACAATGCTTTATATACCATGGCTAATACTCTAATGGGCACGACCTTACTTGAACAGGATCTGTTCTATAGGCTCGTACTACTGTATCCTTGAGTTCTAAGGAGACAGGATCCCAAGTCTGGTTGATGAACTATAGCCGCGTGATCAGAGCGTGATTAACAGCCTCGTGGCCCTCGGACCACTGATGCAGTAGAGGATCGTTCTCAGCCATCCGAGTGTGGCTGCGATGGTCATGCGGCTGTCTGACAGACTTCCCATTACCTTTTTTAACTTGCAAGTTGTTTTGGAGGAGAGAGCTCGCCCAGTTTATTCACACCTGTGAAACGGGATTTGAGCCTTTTTGCCGAGGATAGTTTTTTGCTTCAGAGAAACGCCATAAATGGTGCATTGCGTTTCGACGACATTTGGTTTTGAATCTTCgtgcatatttttttaagcaatGATCGAGGTTTACGTAGGTTACGCTCGATAATTGTTTGATGAGTTGTCTCCTAGATATTTGGTTTCTTGGACATCGATGAAAATGATCTCGGCGATGGTGAAGGAAACAGTAGTGGTGCTTTTGATTCGCTCCACGAAATGAGGACCCAATTGAGTGACTTCGACGGTAATGTTGCAGGCGTGTTGCGCCGGTGAAAGTTTGACCCCGGGAAGGCAACTTTCATGAGTTCATGGTAATGCAAACAGTATATACGTCCACCATTAAAGGACACGCTCTGATCACATGGCTATGGTTCTTCAAGCAAACATAGGTTCCTTTCTAACTACAActtaaagaacaaaaaaaaaaaaaggtctattGGAACAACACAACTATAAACGTGGCATTTCAAATATCTATTAgttcatgaaataataaaaagatgttGACACTTGTGAGTGAAGACCCTTCTGGATACATAACAAGCCAGAGAGGTCCTAATAGCAGAGGATAAGCCTTTAATTTGAGGCCGAGCAAATACCTTCGTCCTTCTgctaatttacattttttttggcccacacttttaaaataaatgagaccACCTCCACCAATCGTGGTCACTAGTCAGTGTTGTTCTTCAGCTAAGGATCTTTCTCAGATTTGTAAATGGTATGGTCCAACCGAATCCTCCTGAAATACCAGAAACCCAGTTGAGATAGAAAGATAATTAACAGAGAGGAAAAGGAataaagaaggaagagaggctGAAAATGGGTGGGCATGCGCTGGTTTCGCCGTTTGATTCGAGATCAGGGCGGATGATAATGGTGGCTCTGCTAGTAATGGTGGGCACCTTCTACGCTGGCACCCTCTTCGGTTACAATGCCCCCATTTACGTCTCCCAGCTCCCTGTcaagtcttcttcttcatccacTGGTAacctcactcactctctctctctcgctgcAAAACTATTTTGGGTCTccaactttttttgtttttctttgttggaTACATGTTGAGTTCGGCAAACTGGACAGCGTGAATTGACGAATTACCCTATCgattgataatttttatgtaCTAAAACTTATCAATATTCCATATCGATATACAAAAAATTTGGGTCAGTAACACATCCCCCTAAAAACTGAGTTTTGAAGGTGAACTATTTTACGATCATATATTGCAATATTCCAAATTTTTAGTGCTAGCTAGTGAATGCATGTTGGAAGTTTGATATTTGAtgtatattctttatttttgccTTTTAATTAGCCTTAGTAGATGATTTAACACATTGTAAAGCCAT
This genomic interval from Juglans regia cultivar Chandler chromosome 3, Walnut 2.0, whole genome shotgun sequence contains the following:
- the LOC108988417 gene encoding nuclear intron maturase 3, mitochondrial; the encoded protein is MLMHLRRINPLGFRPSISYSLKLFSTLLPNPSAVPQTLPSTPDPTEPLTKPQLEHLVLRQYSHGKFFNLVQNVVALPAVLLTACQNLTTRRPNNALKPPDSSSLLHYVSKRFDIADMGRELCENRFDVKACCVTMLPSRKKGESLVLPNLKLKVLIEAIRMVLEIVYDERFVTFSYGGRVGMGRHTAFRYLKKSVENPSWWFNVSFDREMFENRHVNRLCLFIEEKINDRILINIINTLFECEVVRIELGGCYLGRGFPQESGLSSIFINIYFNGFDKEIQDKRLLKNQENLKFDPNELVSTTGVFYKPVKIYVVRYLDEILVITSGSKVLTMDLKNWVVNYLEGRLEFKVDRMKTAIHSAVSENINFLGMELQAVTPSVLHPPMTEKAIRARKKYLRQKEVRTLELKNARERNRKKLGLKIFQHVFKKLKQCDGFKFEFQIENEVQKIFRSWADEVVRDFLGSLEERWEWHRNLTAGDFLSLRHIRDQLPQELVDAYDKFQEQIYKHLSPAKARKELEKEERRVEEEEELKYANRTVEDLTRLCMKVDAPIELVRKGVKMAGFTNSMGRPRPIKLLVALEDTDIIKWYAGVGRRWLDFFCCCHNFKMVKTVVTYHLRFSCILTLAEKHESTKREAMKHYTKDLKVSDLDGNEEVYFPTEREVKMMGDKNLSDPKPVDGTLSLALIRLASDEPSCSCIAHFCDQMATVFYRVRLLQNCLNVNPSDQEKWVPGMGAIHESLNRKCLPLCSDHISDLYMGKITLQDIDCTSFVDED